Genomic segment of Gasterosteus aculeatus chromosome 4, fGasAcu3.hap1.1, whole genome shotgun sequence:
TCCAAGTTGTTGTTGTCGTGCTTGGAGACCGAAACGCTTCAGCTTCTttaatgttctttcttttttataaatatgtatattgatATCTATATATTTggagtttgttctgtttttctttgagCTTCCGTGACTGAATTGCACAACATTTCCAAATTTAAAATGGCCGTGACGTGAGATGGTGGGGGCAGAAATAACGCTGCCTCGGGATTCCTCGTCGTttcacagtaacatttgagtTTACCTTACTTCTAGATGCCCCGGGGTGGTCGGGGAGGGGGAGCACTGAGGGTCAAACAGCAGGACTTTGAGCTGATTATGGCTGCAGTTTTACATTGATGGTTTAAGAAGCACACAGTCCAATCAAACTTGGGTTCTTTTGTTCTTGTTTGACCATCCAGCAATGGGACCAAACAGAGGAGAGGGGGCCCGGGGGCCGGGTGGGTGGCGCCAAGCACAGTTGAGAGAGGAATGTTGGagctgaacaggaagtgacgtccCACAGGAAGCCATCAAACCTTCCCTGAGACCTCTCAAAAGACTGCCAGGATTTTAgtgcttaaaaaagaaaaggaaaaaaaaagatgcaagcTACACTTTCTCCCTCGGTGCTTTGAGATCTCGCTGCAGTaagtctgtttttaaatgacacctttaatgtgttgtttttggaATCAGGGGCCGGCGCCCAAAAGTATTAAGTGTCCTCTGTGTCTGTGACCTCTGACTTCTCCAGTGTGGCAGATTTTTCAGAGGGGGGTTCAAAAGCCTGatggtgtttttttcacttGGTGTTAGACCACTGCTCTCTGGCATTTGTacacaagattaaaaaaaaaattcaaattgaAATTTTAGATTCAACTGCCTGCAGTGTTGTTTGCGACTGACAGTGATGCTTACAGATGAAGCCGGTTGAGAATTCTCACTTTTCACTGCACGTTTACTGAAGCAAATAGAAGCTCTCCCAAAAAAAATTCTGAGGTGTCAGCTGGTGTGCTTTTCATCCCTGGTTTGAATTATTTCTGGTGTATTCTCATCTAATCCAGATAATTCCAGCAGCTATGTGCTGGCAAAAAGTGCTTTTCAGgaatgtttgacattttgatttgagGGATGCCCCTCTCCTATCTGTACAGTAAGTATGAAGCGAGCTGCAGGAGCCTGCTGGCTCAGTAAGGTCAGCTTATTTGAGCGTGAAGACTTGAACAGAGGCTTACCTGGCTACGTCCGATGGTTACACATCTGccctgattttatttttttgcgttCTAGATTATTTATGCTAAACTGGTCCCGGACCACATGTTGATTTTGCAGACTCCAGTTGTGGTACTTTTTGTCTACCCGGCAAGAAAACAAATCCTTCAAGAACTCCTTCTAAACGGCACACACGGCCGCTTCAACACTCACAGTAGTTTATAAGGAGAGCAGTGCATAAGCTCCTGCACTGAATTACACAAGGAATGCATTGAACATCACAAGTTGAAGAGTGTTAGAAGATCTTGGGGGCGCTTTTCTGTTACTGCAGCTCTGTTGCTCAACATCTACATGaaaatttcaaatgtattttacgGAGTCTGCCGAGATTTAAAGAATTTAAACAGAGTTGCTGATTGGGTAGAACGTGCCAGACAAATGTTGGAAGCATGACTAATGGTTAACTCATTAACAGCCTAGAGAATTAATGTATAAACAATTAACTTTATAACAGTTTGCGGCTGACAGTGTAATAATCCTGTAAAAATACTCATCATTTTCCCTAATCAAATCCTTAGGATAAGGATAGGTCctttttcacaatgttttagattagattagattttgTGAGTTCATAATTTAACAACCAGAGCTCGCAACGTACAAATGCAGATGGAAGATACgatttacatttcaaataatCTAACAATCATTGTACTCACAGGAGAAATTGTCATTATATTAATGGTTGACATCCTGTATCACATTCCCCAAATGATTTCTCCATAGGTAGCTCTAcaatgagaaaacatttttcttctcaTGTTGTATTTCACGTGAACTGCATCAGTGTTTGAATGCTTCACTGAAACTTTATCACACTTACAATaaattgtcttttgtttgtcattcATGTCGCTTTAATTACTCCTTTTGAATACGGGATTATTCCACCGTTAACTGCAAACTGTCAATCATgagattctttttttaacatgagCAGCTGTGACAGTTTTCTGCAACCGCTAAATGTTTAATATTGCAAAACTGTAAAACCTTTTCAAATGTATAAATTACCTGAATTCATGTgaacgtgtgagtgtgtatgtgtggctgATGCATGGAAGGCCTGCTGTGTTGTGTATTCGACCTCTGAAacactgaggtgtgtgtgtgtgtgtgtgtgtgtgtgtgtgtgtgtgtgtgtgtgtgtgtgtgtgtgtgtgtgtgtgtgtgtgtgtgtgtgtgtgtgtgtgtgtgtgtgtgtgtgagagagtgagagagagagactctttTTACTGGAACTATTTATTTCTCATAACCATTTAAAGTAAATTTAATAAACCGTCTGTCCAGCAGTTGTTATTTTGGTGGTGAAAGAGTGTTGTTTCCAACTAAAATGTTTATAGTAACTCATTTTATTCCAAAGAAAAAGTAACATTTCTCTCAACAAAACACAAGCAAGTCACTGAGAATACATTTCCATTAATTTCTTTATAAAAATAACCAGGAgccattttacaaaataaaagcttttgtgCAATTTTGACCTTGAATATCTATTAAAACCTGGTTTTAAGCTTAATACATTTACACAAGTCTTACAATATTGAAGGCACAGCTGGTACAGAGCTGAAAGGTacagtgcatttaaaaaaaagaaaatcgtgACACTATACAGATAAAAACAAATTCACAGCGTCAAATCAAAGCAATGCAGGAGACGAAATGAAAAGACTTCTATGTTTTAACGTGCTGGCTAGCAGGTCTCTGCTAGGAGTCAGAGAGGGACTCATCCTGTGGCCATGCTCAAACCACATCTAGACAAATCTTCATCAAGTTGTAAGAAATTATCCTGATCCGTTGTGTCACTCATAGTACTTTGTTGACAAAGGACAAAAAGCTATTGgttgtgtgttaaaatacctgACAAGGTTTTCCCCAGATTATTGTTGGAATCAGTGGTGTGGATTTTAATGTGGCAGGGGGGGTTAAATAGGGATAACACTAATAAAATTGCAACCAGTCTCTATCACTGAAATTTAAAATGAGATGAGAAATGTAAGGAGGTTTAACCTCCAGTCAACTTTTTGGCATGAAAAGAAGCACCAAACACCcacatgaacacacagagaGCGTCTAATGTGAACACTCCTCTCAAGGCCAAAGGTCATCTGGTAAATCAAAACAGGTCTCAGGTGAGACTCCTGTGTGGTTCATCGTCCGAGTCTAAGGCGGATGTGCTCCGCGCAGATCCGGCCTGGCTTGGTTTGGCCCACTTGACTCTTGGAGATTTAGGCTGGCATCAGCACTTgtgggagctggaggagagcagcagaggagagcgaGCATCCATGCTGGGTAACGGCACTGGGATGTTTCCATTCAGCAGAGTGGGGAACTGCAGTGGGGACAAGTGGAGGAGGATTAGAGGGGGAGCCAGATAATGTTTATTTTCCCTAAAGAAAATGTCTGAAGAGAAGCATGAAATGTGTCAGAGTAACTTCCTTTTGGCTGAAGGGACATATACTTTCCTTCTTCAGCCAGATAAGGTGTGAGGAATTATTTGTTATAACTtgttatttacattacattaaatttagctgacgcttttatccaaagcgacttacaataagtgcatttcaaccataaagatACAGACTCAAAGGAACCAAGAAACaagcaatttcattaaataagccgatctacaacttgTTATAGCTAAGAGCCATtatgctacaatttgtttaatGTATTTAGTCAAGGTATATTCTGAATAGGTGTGTCTTTACTTTGCAAAAGAACACTTACATCCAGGTAAGAAAACAAAGTTGTGACatagtcattttaaaaatagcttaAATAGCTTAAATCATGGGGGCTTTACACTGATTGAAAACGTAGgttaatttaaaatgtgtatacACAAGTGTATGGATTTATTGATCATTACTATATAGTATTAATTGTATTACATTATTAATGATGTCACCCCCATAATGCTGACACTGTTAAAGTTAGTCAATGCTTTCCTGCAGGGATCTGGGCAATAAGATGAGGTGAATGTGTGTTCTGTTTGAGGTGAATTATTTAACAATCTTGCCAACTGCTCTATTCTGACTCCTGCTACGTTACATTCTGGGCACCCTAGTGGTACACAGCAGCGTGAGGACCGACATTCATTGCAAGGACTAAATTACGGGCCATTAAATGTAGTTTgtccgtttttttgtttttttttgttttgtacgCCTGTGTATGTCTGTTTAAGAGAGTCGACATGGCTGGGAGGGGCTCCTGACCAACCAGCCGTCTCCTGCTCCCCCTCACCAACAGGAAGTTGCCCCCTCTTTTAGTCCAAACCGCAACGGAAACATCTGTGGCTTATTTTGAAACCCTGGTACGCGGCAAGTCACACATACACCAACAAGCACACAAATGTTGGATAACAAAGCACAAGGTAAGTCTGTAGTGTGAAATGACCGTAACAATAGTGTGCGTATGGGCAAGGGTTTGTTGTAAATAGAGTAAACATAGagctgtttgtattttttacacaGGACAGTTCAAActgaaacctaaaaaaaaaaagtatactgCCTTAAAGGAGCGAAATAACTGGCTCTTCTCTCATCAATACATTTtatgtgtatattatattacgTTACAATATTTAGAAGAACCAGATCAGTTAGCAAACTGACTAACTTAAGAACATCGATCTCTAGTCATTGAAATTGGCAAACAAAAGGAGCTACTGGTCAGACAACTTCGACTGTATGAACTCTTATTCATGTCTTATTTCATGATTTATGAATTCCGTAGCTGGTTTTGTGCGAGGATGAATTTATGTCCTTAGAGGAGAGTTTAAAAACTAAGGTCTTGTCAGATTGTTCAACTGACACTGGAACCTGTTTTCAACGTAGGATTCAGGCAGGTTATGTCCGAATAACTTTGCAACTTCTGGATTGGCCATTCTTTTGTTTGGAGAACATGCGGTCTCTGAGCTCCTCACATATACACAAATACCAAATGTGTGGGGTTGCATATGTGGGTATTACCTGAAAGAGGGGGCCATGgctctgcagctgtgcaggGCTGAGGGGTCCCACTGGACTCAGGCTGGACCAGAAATGGATATTGGAGAGCAGAGAGCTCGGAGTGAGCAGCAGACCGGACGGAGTCTACATTGACATAAAGTgaaatgtagaataaatacaccaCGGTGGAAATGTTTTGGTGTTTATTCTGGCTACAAGTGTTGGAGATCTGCTCATCAAAGCCAAGTCTGCCCTCTAGTGAACTCATGCCTCCCGGACGGACCAACTTGGCAGACTGACCACGCAGGTCCGGAAGCTCCACTCATACCCAATTCATGACATCTATTCTTCCTTCTATCTCTTTAAATTGGACTACGGCTTCTTTCGGTTTTTGTCGCAGGAACATAGGACTTCTATCAACGCTAGTAAGCGGGAACAACAGTTTCCTCAATTGTCATATTTCCACCGCAAAGGAGAAGTGCCAATGAAGTTGTTGTGTTCTCCAAACAAAAAGCTCTGCTTCATTCGTTTTAGGTCAATATTTTTATGCCTTTTGTTCTAAGCCAAGTCAATCTTTGAAAAGGCGCCCTGGTGGCGTCTATCATAACCGTTGCAACTTATGCCCCATGTCTTTCTCATCCTCTTCCATCTCATCTATCAGCTTTCTAATAAAGCCATCAAATGAGCTGAAGAAATATATTTTCGTTCTCAAAAGCTTCCTGTGAACAGATACCAGGCTGTGCTTTGGCAATATCTTTTTCCCGGCTGTACCTCAAATTCCCTTTGTTTGACCATTTTTTTCTGCTGATCTAAAACAGGCGTATGAGCCTTGGTAAGCTGCTTCCTCAGGACCAGCTTATACTTTGTTTTTTAGTGagtgatctgttttttttatttttaccagcCAGAACAAGCTCACGGCGTGACTTGCAAAATAACCGTTTACCCCCAAAAGACCAGAAATCACTGTAATCTGACAACAGGGATGGCTGTCCTTCGGGGACTTTTAAAGGTAGGAACTAAAAGTCTGTCCAGGGGAAAGTGGATCGGGGGCTGTGGATACCAACAGCTCAGGTGTGCCTTGGAAATACATAATTATACAAAATGTTCAGTCTTGAGGGAACTGTTTAGCGTACACTTTTACTTTCCATCAATTAAGTACTGTACACTCAGCGGCATATCAGTGCTCCGTctggataaaggcgtcagctaaatgccTGAATGTAGTCAACTGTCCTGGCGAGTGTGCTGCTGCCAGTGAATCAGGAGCTACAGAAACATATGGCTTCACTTATgaacctcctccctccctggcCTCCTCCCCTGTTTCCGCTCACCTCTTTCCATCTCCCTGTCTACGGGCTTCAttttcttcccccctccctACTATGTGTTATATTCCACGTTGTACCTGTGTGGTGAGGAAGGCAGGGGTCAGGGAGCCTGAAGGCAGCGCCGGGCTGTTGAGAGCAATGGAGACGAGGTCGCTTCCTGTCAGGAGAAGCGAGGAGGCGGAGATTTCCAAGCctttgggtttcctgcttttcaAAGGCCCGCTATTGGCAAATCTCCCGCTCTCCTGGGTCGCCTGtgacctttctctctccctctgaccAGATGAGAGGTTTAGAGGTTGGGCACTGTGCTCTAACTCATTAGTCTCCGAGccgtggccccgccccctccacagGGCTTGTGCCGGGCTCTgcggcggggaggaggacgagcaggaggaagagcggGCCTGCACCGGTGACGGTCTGGAGGAATGGGAGGTCTCAGCCGAGGatggtggtggggtggggggcagggaggAGTGCCCACGGTTGGTTACGAATCGGATGACGGAGGAGCTGTCGCCGTAGTGATCGGATCTGGGCTCCGTCTTGATCGGCCGATGCTGCTCCATGTGGGGCCGCAGGGAGCCGCCGGCGAAGGGGGAGTACAGGCCGGAGTGGAGGTATTGGTTTCTCCCGTCGTCGTCGTCAGCCTCGGGCTCTGACGTTGCGCCCCCACCTTCCTCGCTGCTGCGGCCCGACTCGACCACCGCGGGGTCCATCTTCAGGATCTCAGGGAACGACACAAACTTGTAGACAAACTTCTGGCCGATCACCTTCTTGATGATGTTCTGCAGAACAAACGAGACGTGATTTGATTACTTTTTCAAGcctccttttttgtgtgttgatttCAATTGGGTTTCATGAGGACATGAATCCCATCATGAAACCAATCAGGTGGTTTGACAATGAATAGTCGAGAACTGTATACGTTGCGTACTTTGTCGTAGTAGTAGCGCAGAGCTCTGCTCAGCTTATCATAGTTCATGTTGGTCTTGTTCTTACGCAGCCCCCAAAGCTTGGCCACCTCTTCTGACTTCAGCAGCTTGAACTCGCCGTCGTTGGACGTCCAGCAGATGAGATGTTTGTGGCTTTGGTCAATCAGCAGTTGCAGCAGGAACTGCCAGAGTGTGATGGAGCTCTCCATGACGGGATGACACCAGAGACACGGGCGATCTACAGAGGAGAATCCAGGCTTAGAGAAATAAAACCAACCAGGCATTGCTTTGTACTATAAAGACGATGGAACAGAATTCTGTTGGGAACCAGATGGATTGCTTTACAGCCTTGTTATATATCCCCTgttgttataaatgtgttagCAATCAAATGTCCATTTGCATGTCCAACATACCCTAAGCATTCATTTGACAAAGTTAACGCCTAAGTCTTTATGGGAAATAGCTCAATGCTGGCTCATGGTCACTTTGGctgtctgctgtttggtgctgggCAAACAGCATTCAGAAAGTCTCA
This window contains:
- the elk3 gene encoding ETS domain-containing protein Elk-3 — its product is MESSITLWQFLLQLLIDQSHKHLICWTSNDGEFKLLKSEEVAKLWGLRKNKTNMNYDKLSRALRYYYDKNIIKKVIGQKFVYKFVSFPEILKMDPAVVESGRSSEEGGGATSEPEADDDDGRNQYLHSGLYSPFAGGSLRPHMEQHRPIKTEPRSDHYGDSSSVIRFVTNRGHSSLPPTPPPSSAETSHSSRPSPVQARSSSCSSSSPPQSPAQALWRGRGHGSETNELEHSAQPLNLSSGQRERERSQATQESGRFANSGPLKSRKPKGLEISASSLLLTGSDLVSIALNSPALPSGSLTPAFLTTQTPSGLLLTPSSLLSNIHFWSSLSPVGPLSPAQLQSHGPLFQFPTLLNGNIPVPLPSMDARSPLLLSSSSHKC